From one Brachypodium distachyon strain Bd21 chromosome 4, Brachypodium_distachyon_v3.0, whole genome shotgun sequence genomic stretch:
- the LOC100823413 gene encoding probable serine/threonine-protein kinase At1g54610 isoform X1 has protein sequence MKIHIRFLRSSGKALNVFVGHLCSKCTRQDDGGTSRSQGTGTMCVHGLYTPSSKEGQSATVAKVADDEGNTEVPNVQLKEKSVIGFDPPRKPSARHRLKIWISTRHNGITGRYGNKSAEHANIGWPDWLVNVAPEAVQGWQPLQVDSFEKLSKIGQGTYSSVYKARDLRTGKVVALKKVRFVSTDPESVRFMSREISVLRKLNHPNVIKLEGIVTSSVSQNLYLVFEYMEHDLVGLAATPGLKFTEPQVKCLFQQILSGLDHCHSNGVLHRDMKGSNLLIDSNGVLKIADFGLATFYDPGTQQPLTSRVATLWYRPPELLLGATRYSVGVDMWSTGCIFAELLAGKPIMPGRTEVEQIHKIFKLCGSPSEEYWQNLEVPPTGVIKPRCQYKRCIAENFKDLPPSALGLIDNLLALEPETRGTAALTLQSDFFRTEPLACSPSSLPKCPPSKEYDARLRLEEARRERKAESVRPGIENTRKNRSAYGPINSKRLAHTKTKFKKVNLNPEDDPSTLATQVQPLGFDSTWNNKGGNNYTDNGEVPARKYRSARVANSIVSRTEGGPDMLQPESTDMRNGMPASHNRSTGAKVPMVKYKGKKSKIHYSGLLIKPDGNLDVVLREHERNIQEAVRQTRLDKSREL, from the exons ATGAAGATACACATTCGATTCCTTCGATCAAGTGGAAAGGCACTAAATGTGTTTGTAGGCCACCTTTGTTCGAAGTGCACTAGACAAGATGATGGTGGCACTTCAAGAAGCCAGGGCACTGGTACCATGTGTGTACATGGGCTCTACACACCGTCCAGTAAAGAGGGTCAATCTGCAACTGTAGCCAAAGTTGCTGATGATGAGGGAAACACAGAAGTGCCCAATGTCCAGTTGAAAGAGAAATCAGTTATTGGCTTTGATCCTCCTAGGAAGCCGAGTGCAAGACATCGACTCAAAATCTGGATCAGTACTCGGCACAATGGCATAACTGGACGATATGGGAATAAATCGGCTGAACATGCCAATATCGGATGGCCAGATTGGCTTGTGAATGTGGCTCCCGAAGCAGTGCAAGGCTGGCAACCATTGCAAGTAGATTCATTTGAGAAATTAAGCAAG ATTGGACAAGGGACTTATAGCAGTGTGTACAAAGCTCGGGATCTTAGAACAGGAAAGGTTGTCGCGCTCAAGAAGGTGCGCTTTGTCAGCACGGATCCTGAAAGTGTGCGCTTTATGTCTAGGGAAATATCTGTTCTTCGGAAACTCAACCATCCAAATGTTATAAAGTTGGAAGGGATAGTAACATCTTCTGTTTCACAAAACCTGTATCTTGTATTTGAATACATGGAACATGACCTTGTTGGTCTAGCTGCAACTCCAGGCCTCAAGTTCACTGAGCCACAG GTCAAGTGCTTGTTCCAGCAGATACTTAGTGGCCTAGATCATTGCCACAGCAATGGAGTTCTTCATCGTGACATGAAGGGTTCCAACCTCCTGATTGATAGCAATGGTGTTTTGAAGATCGCCGACTTTGGCCTAGCAACATTTTATGATCCTGGCACTCAGCAACCACTGACAAGCCGTGTTGCAACGTTGTGGTACAGGCCACCAGAGCTTCTGCTTGGTGCCACCAGGTACAGTGTTGGTGTGGATATGTGGAGTACAGGGTGCATTTTTGCAGAATTGCTAGCTGGCAAGCCAATCATGCCAGGCAGAACTGAG GTGGAGCAAATTCACAAGATTTTCAAGCTCTGTGGATCACCCTCTGAGGAGTACTGGCAAAACTTGGAGGTGCCTCCAACAGGGGTGATCAAGCCCCGCTGTCAGTATAAGCGGTGCATTGCTGAGAATTTTAAAGATTTGCCTCCCTCAGCTCTAGGTCTTATAGATAACCTGCTTGCATTAGAACCAGAAACTCGTGGAACAGCTGCATTGACTCTTCAGAGTGAT TTTTTCAGAACAGAGCCACTTGCTTGCAGCCCTTCAAGCTTGCCAAAATGTCCACCAAGCAAGGAATATGATGCTAGACTCCGACTAGAAGAAGCTAGGAG GGAAAGAAAGGCAGAATCTGTTAGACCGGGAATTGAGAATACAAGGAAAAATCGTTCTGCCTATGGTCCCATCAATTCGAAG AGACTTGCACATACCAAAACAAAGTTTAAGAAGGTAAATCTCAACCCAGAGGATGATCCAAGCACATTGGCTACTCAGGTGCAACCTCTAGGATTTGACTCCACATGGAACAACAAAGGGGGTAACAATTATACTGACAATGGCGAAGTACCTGCACGCAAATATAGATCTGCCCGGGTGGCAAATTCCATTGTTTCAAGGACAGAGGGCGGTCCAGATATGCTTCAACCTGAATCGACTGATATGAGGAATGGTATGCCTGCTTCTCACAACAGAAGTACGGGAGCAAAGGTCCCAATGGTG
- the LOC100823413 gene encoding probable serine/threonine-protein kinase At1g09600 isoform X2, giving the protein MCVHGLYTPSSKEGQSATVAKVADDEGNTEVPNVQLKEKSVIGFDPPRKPSARHRLKIWISTRHNGITGRYGNKSAEHANIGWPDWLVNVAPEAVQGWQPLQVDSFEKLSKIGQGTYSSVYKARDLRTGKVVALKKVRFVSTDPESVRFMSREISVLRKLNHPNVIKLEGIVTSSVSQNLYLVFEYMEHDLVGLAATPGLKFTEPQVKCLFQQILSGLDHCHSNGVLHRDMKGSNLLIDSNGVLKIADFGLATFYDPGTQQPLTSRVATLWYRPPELLLGATRYSVGVDMWSTGCIFAELLAGKPIMPGRTEVEQIHKIFKLCGSPSEEYWQNLEVPPTGVIKPRCQYKRCIAENFKDLPPSALGLIDNLLALEPETRGTAALTLQSDFFRTEPLACSPSSLPKCPPSKEYDARLRLEEARRERKAESVRPGIENTRKNRSAYGPINSKRLAHTKTKFKKVNLNPEDDPSTLATQVQPLGFDSTWNNKGGNNYTDNGEVPARKYRSARVANSIVSRTEGGPDMLQPESTDMRNGMPASHNRSTGAKVPMVKYKGKKSKIHYSGLLIKPDGNLDVVLREHERNIQEAVRQTRLDKSREL; this is encoded by the exons ATGTGTGTACATGGGCTCTACACACCGTCCAGTAAAGAGGGTCAATCTGCAACTGTAGCCAAAGTTGCTGATGATGAGGGAAACACAGAAGTGCCCAATGTCCAGTTGAAAGAGAAATCAGTTATTGGCTTTGATCCTCCTAGGAAGCCGAGTGCAAGACATCGACTCAAAATCTGGATCAGTACTCGGCACAATGGCATAACTGGACGATATGGGAATAAATCGGCTGAACATGCCAATATCGGATGGCCAGATTGGCTTGTGAATGTGGCTCCCGAAGCAGTGCAAGGCTGGCAACCATTGCAAGTAGATTCATTTGAGAAATTAAGCAAG ATTGGACAAGGGACTTATAGCAGTGTGTACAAAGCTCGGGATCTTAGAACAGGAAAGGTTGTCGCGCTCAAGAAGGTGCGCTTTGTCAGCACGGATCCTGAAAGTGTGCGCTTTATGTCTAGGGAAATATCTGTTCTTCGGAAACTCAACCATCCAAATGTTATAAAGTTGGAAGGGATAGTAACATCTTCTGTTTCACAAAACCTGTATCTTGTATTTGAATACATGGAACATGACCTTGTTGGTCTAGCTGCAACTCCAGGCCTCAAGTTCACTGAGCCACAG GTCAAGTGCTTGTTCCAGCAGATACTTAGTGGCCTAGATCATTGCCACAGCAATGGAGTTCTTCATCGTGACATGAAGGGTTCCAACCTCCTGATTGATAGCAATGGTGTTTTGAAGATCGCCGACTTTGGCCTAGCAACATTTTATGATCCTGGCACTCAGCAACCACTGACAAGCCGTGTTGCAACGTTGTGGTACAGGCCACCAGAGCTTCTGCTTGGTGCCACCAGGTACAGTGTTGGTGTGGATATGTGGAGTACAGGGTGCATTTTTGCAGAATTGCTAGCTGGCAAGCCAATCATGCCAGGCAGAACTGAG GTGGAGCAAATTCACAAGATTTTCAAGCTCTGTGGATCACCCTCTGAGGAGTACTGGCAAAACTTGGAGGTGCCTCCAACAGGGGTGATCAAGCCCCGCTGTCAGTATAAGCGGTGCATTGCTGAGAATTTTAAAGATTTGCCTCCCTCAGCTCTAGGTCTTATAGATAACCTGCTTGCATTAGAACCAGAAACTCGTGGAACAGCTGCATTGACTCTTCAGAGTGAT TTTTTCAGAACAGAGCCACTTGCTTGCAGCCCTTCAAGCTTGCCAAAATGTCCACCAAGCAAGGAATATGATGCTAGACTCCGACTAGAAGAAGCTAGGAG GGAAAGAAAGGCAGAATCTGTTAGACCGGGAATTGAGAATACAAGGAAAAATCGTTCTGCCTATGGTCCCATCAATTCGAAG AGACTTGCACATACCAAAACAAAGTTTAAGAAGGTAAATCTCAACCCAGAGGATGATCCAAGCACATTGGCTACTCAGGTGCAACCTCTAGGATTTGACTCCACATGGAACAACAAAGGGGGTAACAATTATACTGACAATGGCGAAGTACCTGCACGCAAATATAGATCTGCCCGGGTGGCAAATTCCATTGTTTCAAGGACAGAGGGCGGTCCAGATATGCTTCAACCTGAATCGACTGATATGAGGAATGGTATGCCTGCTTCTCACAACAGAAGTACGGGAGCAAAGGTCCCAATGGTG
- the LOC100823713 gene encoding dirigent protein 21-like, protein MAIKRTMQLLIPSLFLFSLALAVTGTESSSSSATATATKTTTHLRFYMHDVITATPPSYPVATAVQVINGTVPLPNDPTTHFGDMFAIDDLLTAGPDPTAPSAEVGRAQGFFQFASLTEYALLLSANFVFTAGSGKHNRSTVAVLARDVIFDDVRELPVVGGTGGFRGATGYGLMRTHSIDTVGKNAVLLIDLYLDV, encoded by the coding sequence ATGGCCATCAAGCGCACCATGCAGCTCCTCATCCCATCCTTGTTCCTCTTCTCCCTAGCCCTTGCCGTCACCGGCACCGagtcatcatcgtcgtcggcaacggcgacagcaacgAAGACGACAACACACCTCCGTTTCTACATGCACGATGTCATCACGGCCACGCCACCATCATACCCGGTGGCGACGGCAGTGCAAGTCATCAATGGCACGGTGCCGCTGCCCAACGACCCCACGACGCACTTCGGCGACATGTTCGCCATCGACGACCTGCTGACGGCGGGGCCCGACCCCACGGCGCCGTCCGCCGAGGTCGGCAGGGCGCAGGGGTTCTTCCAGTTCGCGTCGCTCACGGAGTACGCGCTGCTGCTCAGCGCCAACTTCGTGTTCACGGCGGGCTCCGGGAAACACAACAGGAGCACCGTGGCCGTGCTCGCCAGGGACGTCATTTTTGACGATGTTAGGGAGCTGCCGGTTGTCGGGGGCACCGGCGGGTTCCGTGGAGCCACTGGGTATGGCCTGATGCGGACGCACTCCATTGACACCGTTGGGAAGAACGCCGTGCTGCTGATTGACTTGTACCTGGATGTGTAG